In Nitrospirota bacterium, one genomic interval encodes:
- a CDS encoding acetyltransferase, with translation MKPLVIFGAGKIAEVLLYFFRNHSDTEVVACTVDKQYMPGTVWQKLPIVAFEEVSEKYPPTEYSMFVALGYQGMNSLRTDTCARARSLGYTLASYIHPDSGLPRDCTHGDNCFIMNQVLIHPCVQLGNNVFVWSGAMIGHHSTIGDNCWLTSCANISGVVTVGKNCFFAVNATVAHGLKVEDECFIGANALVTKCTHSGEVYLAESTKAFRLSSRQFLRMSKFGDL, from the coding sequence ATGAAACCGCTTGTAATCTTCGGCGCAGGGAAGATTGCCGAGGTACTCCTGTATTTTTTTCGCAACCACAGTGATACAGAAGTTGTCGCCTGTACCGTAGATAAGCAGTATATGCCGGGGACGGTATGGCAGAAATTGCCGATAGTGGCATTTGAAGAAGTGTCAGAAAAGTACCCTCCTACAGAATATTCCATGTTTGTCGCATTAGGCTATCAGGGCATGAACTCTCTGCGCACCGATACCTGCGCCAGGGCTCGAAGCCTGGGTTATACTCTGGCTTCTTACATCCATCCCGACTCAGGCTTGCCCAGGGACTGCACCCATGGAGACAACTGCTTCATCATGAACCAGGTTCTCATCCACCCGTGCGTGCAGCTTGGCAATAATGTATTCGTCTGGAGCGGCGCCATGATCGGTCATCATTCGACGATCGGGGATAACTGCTGGCTGACATCATGTGCCAACATTTCTGGGGTCGTCACAGTGGGAAAAAATTGCTTCTTTGCAGTAAACGCCACCGTGGCCCACGGTTTGAAAGTGGAGGATGAATGCTTCATCGGAGCCAACGCATTGGTTACCAAATGCACACATTCTGGCGAGGTGTATCTGGCGGAAAGCACCAAAGCCTTCCGCTTAAGTAGCAGGCAGTTCTTGCGCATGTCAAAATTTGGCGATCTATGA
- a CDS encoding amino acid adenylation domain-containing protein — protein MFVSNLAIAFESVVEEYPDRPALIYPDIGSVVTYRELAILATRIAGALHVRGVRKGEVVALFHDKSPAAFAAMLACLRLGITYTNLDPDSPRERLRKILQTCQPRLIINAFTELPHTEVILAEHRCEVIDLCKIADAHCEGDLPDSRNIGGGTPAYIMFTSGSTGTPKGAVISHANLIWFSAWSRDRFAITSEDVLTNVNPIYFDNSVSDFYSAVFSGAALVPFTPVQVKDPRRLIRLVNQALCTIWFSVPSLLVYLLTTRAIAVDDFPAVRKIIFGGEGFPKVKLKQLYDLFGARADLENVYGPTECTCICSAHTIGPADFDDMKQVATLGSLAQNFEGEILPQDESHPDFGELFLRGPQVGLGYYNDPGLTARSFIQNPHHAQYQDIGYRTGDLVQRDAQGRLHFKGRADFQIKHMGYRIELEEIEVALSTLTGVAECAVIYQRLGDGLGEILGFAAMPIPEASEQLVDKMRTIIPSYMLPRRIYVLEFLPKNANGKIDRLALHRLVEKETAQ, from the coding sequence ATGTTTGTCTCCAATCTTGCCATTGCGTTTGAGAGTGTTGTCGAAGAATACCCGGATCGCCCGGCTCTGATATATCCGGATATCGGCAGTGTGGTGACCTACAGGGAACTTGCAATACTGGCTACAAGAATAGCAGGGGCTCTACACGTCCGTGGTGTCAGGAAGGGAGAAGTTGTTGCGCTCTTTCACGACAAATCTCCTGCGGCTTTTGCAGCCATGCTTGCCTGTCTGCGGCTGGGCATTACGTATACAAATCTCGATCCTGACAGCCCGCGGGAAAGACTGCGGAAAATCCTGCAGACTTGTCAGCCGCGTCTCATCATCAACGCCTTTACCGAGTTGCCTCATACTGAGGTCATTCTTGCCGAGCATCGCTGCGAAGTGATCGATTTGTGCAAGATCGCCGATGCGCACTGCGAAGGAGATCTTCCTGACTCGCGCAATATCGGCGGCGGCACGCCTGCCTACATCATGTTCACCTCAGGATCTACCGGTACACCCAAGGGAGCGGTCATTTCCCACGCCAATCTAATCTGGTTTTCAGCGTGGTCGCGAGATCGATTCGCCATCACATCGGAGGATGTATTGACGAACGTTAATCCGATTTACTTCGACAACTCAGTGTCTGACTTCTACTCTGCTGTTTTTTCAGGTGCCGCGCTGGTGCCGTTCACGCCTGTCCAAGTAAAAGATCCCCGTCGCCTAATTAGACTCGTGAACCAGGCTCTCTGCACGATCTGGTTCTCTGTGCCGTCCTTGTTGGTGTATCTGCTGACGACACGCGCCATTGCTGTCGATGATTTTCCTGCAGTACGCAAGATCATTTTCGGTGGTGAAGGGTTTCCCAAGGTCAAGCTCAAACAACTTTACGACCTCTTCGGCGCCCGTGCAGACTTGGAAAATGTTTATGGTCCGACGGAGTGTACCTGCATCTGCTCTGCTCATACCATCGGGCCAGCGGATTTTGACGATATGAAACAGGTGGCCACATTGGGCTCGCTAGCACAGAATTTTGAGGGAGAAATTCTGCCGCAGGATGAGAGCCATCCCGATTTCGGTGAGTTGTTCTTGCGGGGTCCGCAGGTGGGATTGGGTTATTATAATGACCCCGGGCTGACGGCAAGATCGTTCATCCAGAATCCGCACCATGCACAGTATCAAGACATCGGTTATCGCACCGGCGATCTTGTGCAGCGCGATGCTCAGGGGCGTTTGCACTTCAAGGGACGTGCCGATTTCCAAATCAAACATATGGGATACCGTATCGAATTGGAAGAAATCGAAGTGGCCTTGTCAACGCTGACCGGCGTGGCGGAATGTGCCGTGATTTATCAGAGGCTGGGTGACGGACTGGGCGAGATTCTTGGTTTTGCGGCAATGCCCATACCCGAAGCATCTGAACAGCTAGTCGACAAAATGAGAACGATCATTCCATCCTATATGCTGCCGCGGCGCATCTATGTATTGGAATTTCTCCCAAAAAATGCCAATGGCAAGATTGATCGGCTTGCATTGCATCGATTGGTCGAAAAGGAAACTGCACAATGA
- a CDS encoding SDR family oxidoreductase — MNIAGSKVLVTGGGRGIGRWLVEGFVRDGASVGVFERDLDLCSELRTAFRESVGVWHCDVADAEAVDRAVHQAADDGFEPEVLVNNAGIIHSEPLVNLSIRGDRAHSRDTWRRVLAADLDSVFYVTSRVVDQMIARRCKGVIISISSVSAAGNPGQSAYSAAKAGVNALTSTWAKELGVLGLRFAAIAPGFLDTDSTRTALSEAILTKLQQQIPLRRLGAPEAIYQSARHIVENDYITGTVLEVDGGLSL; from the coding sequence TTGAATATCGCTGGTTCAAAAGTACTTGTCACGGGCGGGGGTCGCGGGATTGGCCGTTGGCTCGTGGAGGGGTTTGTCCGAGATGGGGCTAGCGTTGGTGTTTTCGAGCGTGATTTGGACTTGTGCTCTGAGTTGCGAACAGCCTTTAGGGAATCAGTCGGTGTATGGCATTGCGATGTTGCTGATGCAGAAGCCGTGGATCGTGCAGTTCACCAGGCCGCAGATGATGGATTTGAGCCAGAGGTGCTGGTCAATAATGCCGGCATTATCCATAGCGAGCCGTTGGTCAATTTGAGTATTCGCGGTGACCGTGCGCATTCCCGTGATACATGGCGCAGGGTTCTGGCTGCCGATTTGGATTCGGTGTTTTATGTGACCAGCCGGGTGGTGGATCAAATGATTGCGCGGCGATGTAAAGGAGTGATCATTTCAATTAGTTCTGTTTCGGCTGCCGGCAACCCAGGTCAGTCTGCATACTCGGCGGCAAAAGCAGGAGTGAATGCATTGACCAGTACATGGGCGAAGGAATTGGGGGTGCTAGGGCTGCGTTTTGCGGCTATTGCGCCCGGGTTTTTGGATACCGACTCCACCCGCACAGCGTTGAGTGAGGCAATACTCACGAAGTTACAGCAGCAGATTCCACTACGCCGGTTGGGCGCACCAGAAGCAATTTACCAGTCAGCCCGTCATATCGTCGAAAACGACTACATTACAGGTACTGTGCTAGAGGTGGATGGCGGGCTATCCCTTTGA
- a CDS encoding acyl carrier protein: MKLEVVVAETFHISKDSIKDELALQNIPAWDSMTHIVLIMRIEEAWNIQLSGDEIADMKTVGDARRMILSHGGLA; the protein is encoded by the coding sequence ATGAAGTTAGAGGTTGTAGTTGCGGAGACATTTCATATTTCCAAGGATTCAATCAAGGATGAATTAGCGCTGCAAAACATTCCCGCTTGGGATTCAATGACACATATCGTATTGATCATGCGGATAGAAGAAGCCTGGAATATCCAGCTCTCGGGTGATGAGATTGCCGATATGAAAACCGTGGGTGATGCCCGGAGGATGATCTTGTCCCACGGTGGCTTGGCTTGA
- a CDS encoding WbqC family protein: protein MKLAIMQPYLFPYLGYWQLMAAVDMFVILDDVNYINRGWINRNRVVVNGKTAWMTVPLVGASQNRLISEIDIVPDNGWKNKMERMIVEAYAQAPEARTVLPLFNRWLKGASGSLSRSLYESIKDVAVHLGIATTIIPSSSVYPKNDLKGQHRILDICQREGAVTYVNPPGGRDMYDTVLFRRAGIELLFLEPNLHVGRLRSGANDGTVLSILDHMLYNPRRLLMDAVASFDLKVA from the coding sequence ATGAAACTTGCGATCATGCAGCCGTATCTATTTCCTTATCTGGGATACTGGCAATTGATGGCTGCGGTGGATATGTTTGTCATTCTGGACGATGTGAACTACATCAACCGGGGATGGATTAACCGCAATCGGGTGGTTGTCAATGGCAAGACAGCCTGGATGACCGTGCCGCTGGTGGGAGCCAGCCAGAATAGACTGATCAGCGAGATTGACATCGTACCCGACAATGGTTGGAAGAATAAGATGGAGCGCATGATTGTGGAGGCGTATGCGCAGGCCCCAGAAGCGCGAACTGTTCTGCCACTGTTTAATCGCTGGCTTAAAGGCGCCAGTGGGAGTCTTTCAAGATCATTATATGAAAGCATTAAGGACGTTGCTGTGCATCTGGGAATTGCGACAACGATTATTCCGAGCAGCAGCGTCTATCCGAAAAACGATTTGAAGGGCCAGCATCGTATTCTGGATATTTGTCAGCGCGAAGGTGCAGTAACGTATGTGAATCCGCCGGGCGGAAGGGATATGTACGATACGGTCCTATTCAGGCGCGCCGGTATTGAACTGCTGTTCCTGGAACCCAATCTGCACGTGGGGAGACTAAGATCCGGGGCTAACGATGGCACGGTCTTATCCATCCTCGACCACATGCTATACAATCCGCGCCGCCTGTTAATGGACGCCGTCGCCAGTTTTGATCTGAAAGTGGCTTGA
- a CDS encoding DegT/DnrJ/EryC1/StrS family aminotransferase: MEEKKNFYVTQPFLPPLEEFIPYLEKMWDSKILTNGGPFHEQLETALCEYLGVEHISIFTNGTIALITALQTLRITGEVITTPYSFVATSHSLLWNGIRPVFVDIDPITLNLDPSKIEAAITPHTTAIMPVHCYGHPCDVEGIQKIADNYNLKVIYDASHAFAVQDTKGSILRHGDLSVLSFHATKVFNTFEGGAIVCQDEKTKQRVDHLKNFGFVDEVTVVAPGINGKMSEFNAALGLLQLRYINHAIARRKEIDSRYRERLADVKGIRCLRGADQKVDNYGYFPILVDVDYPLSREALYQKLIDNNIFSRRYFYPLISDFPMYRGLPSAHRSNLPVATDIALKVLCLPIYPDLSAGQIEFIVSLIVDLP, translated from the coding sequence ATGGAAGAGAAAAAGAATTTCTATGTGACGCAGCCGTTTCTTCCGCCATTGGAAGAATTCATTCCTTATCTGGAAAAGATGTGGGATAGTAAAATCCTCACCAATGGTGGCCCCTTCCATGAGCAACTGGAAACGGCGCTCTGTGAATATCTCGGAGTGGAACACATCTCGATATTCACGAACGGCACGATAGCGCTGATCACCGCCCTGCAGACATTACGCATCACAGGAGAGGTAATCACCACACCCTATTCATTTGTCGCCACGTCCCATTCTTTGTTGTGGAACGGTATCAGGCCAGTGTTTGTAGACATTGATCCAATTACACTGAATCTTGACCCGAGCAAAATCGAAGCAGCCATCACGCCGCATACCACCGCCATCATGCCAGTGCACTGCTACGGCCATCCCTGCGATGTGGAAGGTATCCAGAAGATCGCCGACAATTACAATCTCAAAGTCATCTACGATGCGTCGCATGCGTTTGCCGTGCAAGATACCAAAGGCAGCATACTCCGGCATGGCGATCTCTCAGTGCTGAGTTTCCATGCCACTAAAGTGTTCAACACTTTTGAGGGTGGCGCGATCGTCTGCCAGGATGAAAAGACAAAACAACGAGTCGATCATCTGAAAAACTTTGGTTTTGTCGATGAGGTGACTGTGGTGGCACCGGGCATCAACGGCAAGATGAGTGAATTTAATGCGGCATTAGGGCTGTTGCAATTGCGATATATCAATCATGCTATTGCGCGTCGCAAAGAAATTGATTCCAGATATCGGGAACGCCTAGCGGATGTAAAGGGCATTCGTTGCTTGAGGGGAGCTGACCAAAAGGTCGACAACTATGGGTACTTTCCCATTCTGGTGGACGTTGATTATCCGTTGAGTCGTGAAGCCCTATACCAGAAACTGATAGACAACAACATATTTTCACGCCGGTATTTTTACCCGTTGATTTCAGATTTTCCTATGTATCGGGGATTGCCATCAGCGCATAGAAGTAACCTTCCAGTAGCGACGGATATAGCGCTGAAGGTGTTGTGCCTACCTATCTACCCTGATCTTTCTGCAGGCCAGATAGAGTTCATTGTATCGCTGATTGTCGATTTGCCATGA
- a CDS encoding FkbM family methyltransferase: MEKDFLVAYRQNIANCLKNDFKDNWDERRFGAEKQPVQPDARQQVKHSIKNLLAMVGLYDLNDPMEYSMTLLEPNVEQFQWIYQRLVDDESRQLLVQLLSFRALGYRRVKLPLNNPQYWKAVEDAERLGQGRDAKDFGWGGRKACNVDLSSIGYSIIIFFPPFAITTVFVFNQYECRTADKVIKAEAGDVVIDAGGCYGDTALYFAHEAGENGRVYSFEFMPESLVIFQQNMTLNPELSRKIDLVKMAVWSQSGVQLFVEGSGPGTRVRTKASRPDATRVETLTIDDLASNKNLDRVDFIKMDIEGAELEALRGAQDTIRRFRPKLAISVYHKLSDFWEIPQYIDSLGLGYKFALRHFTIHAEESVLFAY; this comes from the coding sequence ATGGAAAAAGATTTTCTGGTCGCCTACAGGCAAAACATAGCAAACTGCCTTAAAAACGACTTTAAGGACAATTGGGACGAGCGCCGTTTTGGTGCAGAGAAACAACCTGTGCAACCAGATGCCAGGCAACAAGTAAAACACTCTATCAAGAATCTGCTGGCTATGGTTGGACTCTATGATCTGAATGATCCGATGGAATATTCGATGACTTTGCTTGAGCCCAACGTAGAGCAGTTTCAATGGATATATCAAAGATTGGTAGATGATGAATCAAGGCAATTACTGGTGCAGTTGCTTTCATTTCGCGCGTTAGGCTACCGCCGTGTTAAGTTGCCTCTGAATAATCCGCAATATTGGAAGGCGGTGGAAGATGCGGAGCGATTAGGGCAGGGCAGAGATGCGAAAGATTTTGGATGGGGGGGGCGTAAAGCATGCAATGTTGATCTCTCCAGTATTGGTTACTCCATCATAATTTTTTTCCCACCTTTCGCGATCACCACAGTTTTTGTGTTCAATCAATACGAGTGCAGGACGGCCGATAAAGTGATCAAGGCTGAAGCCGGTGACGTCGTCATTGATGCAGGCGGTTGTTACGGAGACACAGCACTGTATTTTGCCCATGAGGCAGGGGAAAATGGAAGGGTATATTCATTCGAATTCATGCCGGAAAGTCTGGTGATTTTCCAGCAAAATATGACATTGAATCCAGAGCTTTCTCGGAAGATTGATCTAGTAAAGATGGCTGTCTGGTCTCAGTCCGGCGTGCAACTGTTTGTCGAAGGCAGCGGACCGGGAACAAGGGTGAGAACGAAAGCCAGCCGACCGGATGCTACCCGCGTTGAGACGCTTACGATAGACGATCTGGCCAGTAATAAGAATCTGGATCGTGTCGATTTCATCAAGATGGACATAGAGGGTGCTGAACTGGAAGCGCTCCGCGGCGCACAAGACACCATACGCCGGTTTCGTCCCAAGCTGGCTATCTCCGTCTATCACAAATTGAGCGACTTCTGGGAAATCCCACAATACATAGATAGCCTCGGCCTTGGGTACAAATTCGCACTGAGACACTTCACCATTCATGCTGAGGAATCGGTTCTGTTTGCCTATTGA
- a CDS encoding ATP-binding cassette domain-containing protein: protein MGETLIKVNGLSKKFCRSLKKSMWYGMRDIGSELLGRRHGTDGVLREDEFWAVKDISFVLNRGDCLGLIGHNGAGKTTLLRMLNGLIKPDQGRIEMRGKVGALIALGAGFNPVLTGRENVYVNAAVLGIGKKYVDSKIDEIIDFAEIREFINSPVQTYSSGMNVRLGFAVAAILIEPDILFLDEVLAVGDIGFAIKCLNTVRRIANKSAVVFVSHNMQQISWFSTRVMVLDHGLVVADSPNPSEGIDRYYGLVKHEQQTSGTGDAEIYSVELLVNKQCAESKEPTIPHGAELGFRIKLHINSNRSVAIMHIYIMDEAMNPVVCLPVNNTEGKLNLFPSGVLEVKISMGTVELSSGKYSITIAVMDSETNEALSRVQGLSPFRIISDRVQWGKLVRHIVPQHIDVRTPSL from the coding sequence ATGGGAGAGACGCTGATCAAGGTTAATGGGTTGTCCAAGAAATTTTGTCGCAGCCTCAAGAAATCCATGTGGTATGGCATGCGGGATATTGGCAGTGAATTGCTGGGTAGGCGGCATGGCACAGACGGTGTTCTGCGTGAGGATGAATTCTGGGCGGTCAAGGATATAAGCTTTGTGCTTAATAGGGGCGACTGTCTGGGCCTTATAGGTCATAACGGTGCAGGCAAAACGACTTTGTTGCGCATGCTGAATGGGTTGATCAAACCGGACCAAGGTCGTATTGAAATGCGCGGAAAAGTAGGGGCATTGATCGCCCTAGGGGCTGGGTTTAATCCCGTCCTGACCGGACGTGAAAACGTCTACGTCAATGCCGCGGTCCTGGGTATTGGCAAGAAATATGTCGACAGCAAGATAGACGAAATCATCGACTTTGCCGAGATCCGAGAGTTCATCAATTCGCCAGTACAAACCTACAGCTCAGGTATGAATGTGCGCCTGGGTTTTGCTGTTGCCGCAATTTTGATAGAGCCGGACATCTTGTTTCTGGATGAAGTGCTGGCAGTCGGCGACATAGGCTTTGCCATCAAGTGTCTCAATACGGTTAGGCGAATTGCAAACAAATCTGCAGTGGTCTTTGTGTCACACAATATGCAGCAAATTTCCTGGTTTAGTACGAGAGTAATGGTACTGGACCACGGGTTGGTGGTGGCTGACAGCCCGAATCCTTCAGAAGGAATCGACCGATATTATGGCCTAGTAAAGCACGAACAACAGACTTCCGGAACCGGCGATGCTGAAATATATAGCGTGGAGTTGTTAGTAAATAAGCAATGTGCGGAAAGCAAAGAGCCCACAATACCGCACGGCGCAGAATTAGGTTTCAGAATAAAACTTCATATCAATAGCAACAGATCAGTGGCGATCATGCATATCTATATAATGGATGAGGCAATGAACCCGGTTGTTTGTTTGCCGGTGAACAACACAGAGGGTAAATTGAATCTGTTTCCCTCAGGTGTTCTGGAAGTAAAAATATCAATGGGCACAGTGGAATTGTCTTCGGGGAAGTACAGCATTACCATAGCCGTGATGGATTCAGAAACTAACGAAGCACTATCACGGGTACAGGGCCTGAGCCCTTTCCGAATAATTTCAGACAGAGTGCAGTGGGGCAAGTTGGTTCGTCACATAGTGCCACAACACATTGATGTGCGGACTCCTTCCTTGTGA
- a CDS encoding ABC transporter permease, with amino-acid sequence MTEPRSTIYTPDSMLASPLRMAREMLRDLASSRELAWRLMVRDLSAQYRQAFLGFLWAILLPLANTLVWIFLSRSGVVNVSDTPLPYPVYVFTGTMLWAILMDALNAPLQIVTASKIMLAKINFPREALVVAGIYQTIVNALIKVSLLLVALLVMGIHPDWSLLLFPMGLLSLILVGTLIGLALTPVGLLYTDVGKGIPLLMQFLMYLTPVVFAMPKEGLSATLFQLNPLTPLILTARDWLTGFTPEHLGYFVVVNLVSIGLLLIAWVVFRLAMPILIERIGS; translated from the coding sequence ATGACTGAACCACGCAGCACTATCTACACACCGGATTCCATGCTAGCCAGTCCCCTGAGAATGGCGCGAGAGATGTTGCGTGACTTGGCCTCCAGCCGGGAGCTCGCATGGCGATTGATGGTGCGAGATTTAAGCGCCCAATATCGGCAAGCCTTCCTCGGGTTTCTTTGGGCCATCCTATTGCCATTGGCTAATACGCTGGTATGGATTTTTCTGAGTCGCAGTGGCGTTGTCAACGTAAGCGACACGCCCTTGCCCTATCCGGTATACGTATTTACGGGCACGATGTTGTGGGCAATCCTGATGGATGCATTGAATGCCCCGTTACAAATTGTCACCGCTTCCAAGATCATGCTGGCAAAAATAAATTTTCCACGTGAGGCACTTGTGGTTGCTGGCATCTACCAGACGATAGTCAATGCGCTGATCAAGGTCTCACTGCTGTTGGTTGCCTTGCTGGTAATGGGGATCCACCCGGATTGGAGCCTGTTGTTGTTTCCCATGGGTTTGCTTTCGCTGATCCTGGTAGGAACACTTATAGGTCTGGCGCTTACACCAGTGGGTTTGCTGTACACCGATGTGGGCAAGGGTATCCCTTTGTTGATGCAATTTCTCATGTACCTTACCCCCGTAGTTTTTGCGATGCCAAAAGAAGGCCTGTCGGCAACTTTGTTTCAGCTAAATCCGCTAACCCCGCTGATCCTTACCGCGCGTGACTGGCTGACGGGATTTACACCGGAGCACTTGGGCTATTTTGTGGTTGTCAATTTGGTTTCGATTGGATTGTTGCTTATAGCTTGGGTAGTTTTCCGTCTTGCCATGCCTATCTTGATAGAGCGCATAGGTAGTTGA
- the cysC gene encoding adenylyl-sulfate kinase — MNTQPPASTNVVWHHATVTRARREAQNGHRGAIIWFTGLSGSGKSTLAHAVEEALHQQGHHTFVLDGDNVRHGLCGDLGFSIKDREENIRRIGEMAKLFMEAGVIVLTAFISPFLADRERVRGMVEHGDFIEIYCNAPIEVCETRDTKGIYKKARAGLIPEFTGISSPYEVPKSPELTVNTAGVELEICVQQVIGEMIKRGLIKGVEERRNHKGND, encoded by the coding sequence ATGAATACACAGCCCCCAGCCTCAACCAACGTTGTCTGGCACCACGCCACTGTTACCCGTGCCCGCCGCGAAGCGCAAAACGGTCATCGCGGTGCGATCATTTGGTTTACCGGATTATCCGGATCGGGCAAATCTACGCTGGCGCATGCCGTTGAAGAAGCTCTGCATCAGCAAGGACACCACACCTTCGTGCTAGACGGTGACAATGTCCGCCATGGGCTCTGCGGCGACTTGGGCTTCTCAATCAAAGACCGTGAAGAAAACATCCGCCGCATTGGCGAAATGGCTAAATTGTTCATGGAAGCGGGGGTGATCGTACTCACCGCCTTCATCTCACCGTTTCTTGCGGACCGAGAACGCGTGCGTGGCATGGTTGAGCACGGCGACTTTATCGAGATCTATTGTAACGCCCCGATCGAAGTCTGTGAGACACGAGATACAAAGGGCATATACAAAAAAGCCCGCGCCGGGCTAATCCCCGAATTTACTGGCATCTCATCGCCGTACGAAGTCCCCAAAAGCCCAGAACTCACTGTAAACACAGCTGGGGTAGAGCTGGAAATATGTGTGCAACAGGTCATAGGTGAAATGATAAAACGCGGATTGATTAAAGGCGTGGAAGAGAGGAGAAATCACAAGGGAAATGACTGA
- a CDS encoding O-antigen ligase family protein produces the protein MEKSFIKPVVNISITKPDHGAPTAAPIHTPWRASAVLWKLQAYGLLGITFVSFFPMLHHSQEYAFFFLLAVALCLAWAEKINPWIRTPIDLPLLGLVGWVLCTVPFATDPAYSFSEWRKLVAHVLVFYWAMFVLRHHRRIELPRQIVWAVVVGSLVLSGYALVDFVLRGGTWRDRVVRAEAPFSDFQWLTTYLVLVIPILIGWVVTNRTRWARALGVLTLVAAGFAQIAAYTRAGWVAHFAQAVGFGLMAGRRRLVIWVITGTIAVGVGLLALSATGYQRSTTDPWTLTARVKTWQLGFHQVIQHPLVGIGYGNNTFLKVYKAEIEADQDKRLEDRLLPALHNTFAMVLMGSGVPAIILYIWIFASIVLTLSRQWRRSIGENKWLLLAIAVVTVGFVTRNLFDYMFAGSLAHLFWILVAAGLCSVSSQISTEAEAGDLSLSKVAQSKH, from the coding sequence GTGGAGAAATCTTTCATAAAACCTGTCGTAAACATCAGTATCACAAAACCTGATCACGGCGCCCCCACGGCTGCTCCTATCCATACCCCTTGGCGAGCAAGTGCGGTCCTCTGGAAACTTCAGGCCTATGGCCTGCTGGGAATCACATTTGTGAGTTTCTTCCCGATGCTCCATCACTCCCAAGAGTACGCGTTCTTTTTCTTGCTCGCCGTAGCACTCTGTCTCGCCTGGGCTGAGAAAATAAATCCGTGGATTCGAACCCCGATCGACCTGCCGCTGCTCGGGCTTGTCGGGTGGGTGCTGTGTACGGTGCCTTTTGCGACCGATCCAGCCTACAGTTTCTCCGAGTGGCGCAAACTTGTGGCCCACGTTCTGGTTTTCTACTGGGCTATGTTCGTGCTGCGTCATCACAGGCGCATCGAACTTCCCCGGCAGATTGTATGGGCAGTGGTCGTGGGCAGCCTTGTGTTGTCAGGCTATGCACTGGTGGATTTTGTTCTACGTGGAGGGACGTGGAGGGATCGTGTTGTCCGTGCTGAGGCCCCCTTTTCGGACTTCCAATGGCTGACGACTTATCTGGTGCTCGTCATTCCAATCCTCATCGGGTGGGTTGTCACCAACCGGACACGTTGGGCGCGCGCGCTCGGGGTTCTGACTCTCGTGGCGGCAGGATTCGCGCAAATCGCCGCCTATACGAGGGCCGGCTGGGTAGCGCATTTCGCTCAGGCAGTCGGTTTCGGGCTTATGGCTGGACGACGCCGACTGGTCATCTGGGTCATAACGGGCACAATCGCGGTAGGAGTAGGCTTGCTTGCCCTCTCCGCGACCGGATACCAACGGAGTACCACCGACCCATGGACCCTCACTGCCCGCGTGAAAACATGGCAACTTGGGTTTCACCAAGTGATTCAGCATCCCCTCGTCGGAATAGGGTATGGGAATAACACGTTCCTGAAGGTGTACAAGGCTGAGATAGAAGCGGATCAAGACAAACGCCTGGAGGACAGACTGCTCCCTGCGTTACACAACACATTTGCCATGGTACTCATGGGGAGTGGTGTGCCGGCCATCATCTTATACATCTGGATATTCGCCTCTATAGTCTTAACGCTGTCAAGACAGTGGCGGCGGTCAATAGGCGAAAATAAGTGGCTACTCTTGGCGATTGCGGTTGTCACAGTAGGTTTCGTAACGCGAAACCTGTTCGATTACATGTTTGCGGGGAGTCTCGCGCACCTCTTCTGGATTCTCGTGGCCGCCGGACTGTGTTCGGTGAGTTCTCAGATCTCGACTGAGGCAGAGGCAGGCGATCTTTCATTGAGCAAGGTCGCACAAAGCAAGCACTGA